A stretch of Oceanibaculum indicum P24 DNA encodes these proteins:
- a CDS encoding LamG domain-containing protein yields the protein MSVLLGNPLLLASRRELWTPAEINPYLWYDAADTATITLSTGVSQWTDKGSRGLDAAQATAAAQPAYVTGALNGLPVLRFDGGDDWLFTGINSDFGMANSHTWLSVAELSSATPAYPMIATINVLEHRTVNQTGRPSFVTGNSGAGEIAAAPNGTTRSLLNDPGVTVMSHDALATGAWSIWQDGSLRDSGTPGAPTFSGSPPFNIGARAGGSFFWPGDIAEIVVVLDLLSTDDRQKLEGYAAWKWGLQALLPGGHPYENSPPYL from the coding sequence ATGAGCGTGCTTCTCGGAAATCCGCTGTTGCTGGCGTCCCGGCGGGAGCTGTGGACGCCAGCCGAGATCAATCCCTATCTGTGGTATGACGCGGCGGATACCGCGACGATCACACTTTCCACCGGCGTTAGCCAATGGACGGACAAGGGTAGCCGGGGGCTTGATGCGGCGCAGGCCACGGCGGCGGCGCAGCCCGCCTATGTGACCGGCGCGCTGAACGGGCTGCCGGTACTGCGCTTCGATGGCGGCGATGATTGGCTCTTCACCGGAATTAACAGTGATTTCGGGATGGCCAACAGCCATACATGGCTGTCAGTGGCGGAGCTGTCCAGCGCGACGCCGGCCTATCCGATGATCGCGACCATCAACGTGCTGGAACACCGAACGGTAAACCAGACGGGCCGCCCCTCCTTCGTCACCGGCAATAGCGGCGCCGGTGAAATCGCGGCGGCTCCGAACGGTACGACGCGAAGCCTACTGAACGATCCCGGCGTTACCGTGATGAGCCATGACGCTCTTGCGACCGGCGCCTGGTCCATCTGGCAGGATGGGAGCCTGCGCGACAGCGGCACGCCAGGCGCCCCGACCTTCAGCGGATCGCCCCCCTTCAATATTGGTGCGCGCGCCGGCGGCAGCTTTTTCTGGCCTGGGGATATCGCGGAAATCGTCGTGGTGCTGGATTTGCTGTCCACCGATGACCGGCAAAAGCTTGAGGGCTATGCGGCCTGGAAATGGGGCCTGCAGGCGCTGCTGCCGGGCGGCCACCCCTATGAAAATTCCCCGCCCTATCTGTGA
- a CDS encoding D-Ala-D-Ala carboxypeptidase family metallohydrolase yields MPNYIVPVFIDWSLYPSFTPAELACRDSGLLQFHPGFLASLQSLRDAFGRPMVPTSGCRSRAYNDRPRAQGGVGGHPRSLHVADDPVHADKGQLGCLAVDIRTPDAAWRGDLFACAWRMGWSVGWGRGFLHLDRRDFIGLAKTSFDY; encoded by the coding sequence ATGCCGAATTACATCGTTCCGGTCTTCATTGACTGGAGCCTCTATCCCTCCTTCACACCGGCGGAGCTGGCGTGCCGTGACAGCGGGTTGTTGCAGTTTCATCCGGGCTTCCTGGCGTCGCTTCAAAGCCTGCGCGACGCCTTCGGCCGGCCGATGGTCCCCACAAGCGGGTGCCGGAGCCGCGCCTATAACGACAGGCCGCGCGCGCAAGGCGGTGTTGGCGGCCATCCGCGCAGCCTGCACGTCGCGGATGATCCGGTGCATGCGGATAAGGGGCAGCTCGGATGCCTGGCGGTCGATATCCGCACGCCCGATGCCGCCTGGCGCGGCGATCTGTTCGCCTGCGCCTGGCGGATGGGCTGGTCGGTCGGCTGGGGGCGGGGCTTCCTGCACCTCGACCGGCGCGACTTCATCGGCCTGGCCAAAACCAGCTTCGATTACTGA
- a CDS encoding DUF726 domain-containing protein: MSAGALPLAPLIGVHGFMYDPEDGGHNNPSQQLYPQWAEMTGRPVQGFAYYSIPFGWRAFRPVTSILNTIGAFVGSWGRGYLHPYRRAWALAEEAGERLARMIVSGEFGPAPVDIICHSLGSRVALTAIADLNNHGLSALVRRVILLNAAEIEDAAIFVASRTPDIRYLNLSVEGDRVLRYLGSWMGPVDGRCAGRRGLLSRPLAPANWLDIPLDDASAQRTAALRGWSIAGDEPGCLGDHWYSYRHKGNWPLVRAFLGGDRLTGFRMVG, from the coding sequence ATGAGCGCCGGCGCTCTCCCCCTTGCTCCCCTGATCGGCGTTCATGGCTTCATGTACGATCCGGAGGATGGCGGGCACAACAACCCGTCACAGCAGCTCTATCCGCAATGGGCGGAAATGACCGGCCGGCCGGTGCAGGGCTTCGCCTATTACTCCATCCCGTTCGGCTGGCGCGCCTTCCGGCCGGTAACCTCGATCCTCAACACCATCGGCGCTTTCGTCGGGAGCTGGGGGCGCGGGTACCTGCATCCCTACCGCCGCGCCTGGGCTTTGGCGGAGGAGGCGGGGGAGCGGCTGGCGCGGATGATCGTGTCGGGAGAGTTCGGCCCGGCGCCGGTGGATATCATCTGCCATAGCCTGGGGTCGCGCGTGGCGTTGACCGCGATTGCCGATCTGAACAATCACGGGCTGTCCGCCCTGGTGCGGCGGGTCATCCTGCTGAACGCGGCGGAAATCGAGGATGCGGCAATCTTCGTGGCGTCGCGCACGCCCGATATCCGCTACCTCAATCTCTCGGTCGAGGGTGACCGGGTGTTGCGCTACCTCGGATCATGGATGGGGCCGGTGGACGGGCGGTGTGCTGGCCGTCGCGGGCTGCTGTCCCGGCCGCTGGCGCCGGCCAACTGGCTGGATATCCCGCTGGATGATGCGTCGGCGCAGCGTACCGCCGCCTTGCGCGGCTGGAGCATCGCAGGCGATGAGCCGGGGTGCCTTGGCGATCACTGGTACAGCTACCGGCACAAGGGCAACTGGCCACTGGTGCGGGCTTTCCTCGGTGGCGACAGGCTGACCGGCTTCCGGATGGTGGGCTGA
- a CDS encoding DUF2459 domain-containing protein → MLLRLVSILMLLAGCAADDRAPADIAVGDEPPARTIYAISNGWHAGILLARSDLPTGLLPEAADFPTANWLEFGWGDREYYPNPRPTMGMALAAGLTPTPAVLHIAGRTTLPEAAGKLEILPLRISEAGLRRMVERIDAAVERPAGQERADSIAPGLYETSLFYPAHGEFHLFNTCNSWVARKLSWAGLPVTDTGVTMAEDLMVQLRSLAVPE, encoded by the coding sequence ATGCTTTTGCGTCTCGTATCGATCCTGATGTTGCTTGCCGGCTGTGCCGCTGACGACAGGGCGCCGGCCGATATCGCCGTGGGCGATGAGCCGCCGGCCAGGACCATCTATGCCATCAGCAATGGCTGGCATGCCGGTATCCTCCTGGCACGGTCGGACCTGCCGACGGGGCTGCTGCCGGAGGCGGCGGATTTTCCCACGGCCAACTGGCTGGAATTTGGCTGGGGTGACCGCGAATACTATCCCAATCCCCGCCCCACGATGGGCATGGCGCTGGCCGCCGGGCTGACGCCGACGCCGGCGGTGCTGCATATCGCCGGCCGCACGACTCTACCGGAGGCGGCCGGCAAACTGGAGATTCTACCCTTGCGGATCAGCGAGGCGGGACTGCGCCGCATGGTGGAGCGCATTGATGCCGCCGTAGAGCGCCCCGCCGGTCAGGAGCGCGCGGACAGCATCGCCCCTGGCCTGTACGAGACCAGCCTGTTCTATCCGGCGCATGGGGAGTTCCACCTGTTCAATACCTGCAACAGCTGGGTCGCCCGCAAGCTGTCCTGGGCCGGTCTGCCAGTCACCGACACCGGCGTGACGATGGCCGAGGATCTGATGGTTCAGTTGCGGTCGCTGGCAGTGCCTGAATAG
- a CDS encoding aminotransferase class V-fold PLP-dependent enzyme has translation MVASLGQAVRHHWGLRDDILFLNHGSYGATPKAVLAEQRRWQALMEENPVNFMRRVLPPALAQARADLARFLRADPGDLGFVENATGGVNAVLRSLGFAQGDEILVTSHGYNAVKQTVHFIEEKSGAVIRIAEVPFPLDGPGAITAAVTSNLSDRTRLVILDHITSPTATIQPLKELIAVCKSEKRLVLVDGAHAPGMLDLDVPAIGADFYTGNCHKWLCAPKGCAFLWVAPDRQASIHPTTISHPFRTGFAEEFSWTGTRDASAWLSVGATIGFFDTIGGLPAVRAYCQGLATEAAEMLSSAWGTRIGTPASLRGNMATIRLPERFRDIPAQTILDELWERHRIEVPVHHFGGDPWVRISAAPYNHIQEYEVLRNAVLAYSGTASDRN, from the coding sequence ATGGTGGCAAGCCTTGGCCAAGCGGTGCGGCACCACTGGGGTCTGCGCGACGATATCCTGTTCCTGAACCATGGCTCCTACGGTGCCACGCCGAAAGCCGTGCTGGCCGAACAGCGGCGCTGGCAGGCGCTAATGGAGGAAAACCCGGTCAACTTCATGCGCCGGGTGCTGCCGCCGGCGCTGGCGCAGGCGCGGGCCGATCTGGCGCGTTTCCTGCGCGCCGATCCCGGCGATCTCGGCTTTGTCGAGAACGCGACCGGTGGTGTGAACGCGGTGCTGCGAAGCCTGGGTTTCGCGCAGGGCGACGAAATCCTGGTGACCAGCCACGGCTATAACGCCGTCAAGCAGACCGTTCATTTCATTGAGGAAAAGAGCGGTGCGGTGATCCGGATCGCCGAGGTTCCCTTTCCGCTGGACGGGCCGGGCGCCATCACCGCTGCGGTGACCTCCAACCTCTCCGACCGTACCCGGCTGGTGATCCTGGACCATATCACCTCCCCCACCGCCACGATCCAACCACTGAAGGAGCTGATCGCCGTCTGCAAGAGCGAAAAAAGACTGGTGCTGGTGGATGGCGCGCATGCGCCCGGCATGCTGGACCTCGATGTGCCGGCCATCGGCGCCGATTTCTATACCGGCAACTGTCACAAATGGCTCTGCGCGCCCAAGGGCTGCGCCTTCCTGTGGGTGGCCCCGGACCGACAGGCGAGCATCCACCCCACCACCATCTCGCACCCTTTCCGGACGGGTTTTGCCGAGGAATTCAGCTGGACCGGCACGCGCGACGCCAGCGCCTGGCTGTCGGTCGGTGCAACCATCGGCTTCTTCGACACCATCGGCGGCCTGCCGGCTGTCCGCGCCTACTGCCAGGGGCTGGCGACCGAGGCGGCGGAGATGCTGTCGAGCGCCTGGGGAACGCGGATCGGCACGCCGGCCTCCCTGCGCGGCAACATGGCGACGATCCGCCTGCCTGAGCGTTTCCGCGATATACCGGCGCAGACGATCCTGGACGAATTGTGGGAGCGGCACCGGATCGAGGTGCCGGTGCACCATTTCGGCGGCGATCCCTGGGTCAGGATCTCGGCAGCGCCCTACAACCACATACAAGAGTATGAGGTTCTGCGGAATGCCGTGCTTGCCTATTCAGGCACTGCCAGCGACCGCAACTGA
- a CDS encoding alpha/beta fold hydrolase — MFDGFTQQRIRTSGAEINLRTGGKGPALLLLHGYPQTHAMWHKIAPALAERFTVVAADLRGYGDSSKPQTDERHAPYAKRAMALDMAEVMTELGFEEFMVAGHDRGGRVAHRLAIDHADRVTKLAVLDIAPTHEMYVTTDMEFATAYYHWFFLIQPFDLPERMIGADPGLFLERKMGHWGRDGTAFTPEAMAEYRRCFSDPATIHASCEDYRAAATIDLEHDEADMHRKLGCRVLALWGEKGFVGRKYDVLESWRKRALHVEGHGVPSGHFLAEEAPRETLDALMTFFSRPD, encoded by the coding sequence ATGTTCGACGGGTTCACGCAGCAGCGGATCAGGACTAGCGGTGCGGAGATCAATCTGCGCACAGGCGGGAAAGGGCCGGCGCTGTTGCTGCTGCACGGTTATCCGCAGACCCATGCGATGTGGCACAAGATCGCCCCGGCGCTGGCGGAGCGCTTCACGGTGGTTGCCGCCGATTTGCGCGGCTATGGCGATTCCTCCAAGCCGCAGACCGACGAGCGCCATGCCCCCTATGCCAAGCGCGCCATGGCGCTGGACATGGCCGAGGTGATGACCGAACTGGGGTTCGAGGAATTCATGGTTGCCGGCCATGATCGCGGCGGTCGGGTGGCGCACCGGCTGGCCATCGACCATGCCGACCGGGTCACCAAACTGGCAGTGCTGGATATCGCCCCCACGCACGAGATGTATGTGACGACCGATATGGAGTTCGCCACCGCCTATTATCACTGGTTCTTCCTGATCCAGCCTTTTGACCTGCCGGAACGCATGATCGGCGCCGATCCCGGCCTGTTCCTGGAGCGCAAGATGGGCCATTGGGGGCGCGACGGCACGGCCTTCACGCCGGAGGCGATGGCGGAATACCGGCGCTGCTTCTCCGACCCGGCGACGATCCATGCCAGCTGCGAGGATTACCGCGCGGCAGCGACCATTGACCTGGAACATGACGAAGCCGATATGCACCGGAAGCTTGGCTGCCGGGTGCTGGCGCTGTGGGGCGAGAAGGGCTTTGTCGGCCGCAAGTATGATGTGCTGGAAAGCTGGCGGAAACGGGCGCTGCATGTCGAGGGGCACGGCGTTCCCAGCGGCCATTTCCTGGCCGAGGAGGCACCGCGCGAAACCCTGGATGCCCTGATGACGTTCTTTTCCCGTCCCGACTGA
- a CDS encoding DUF502 domain-containing protein, whose translation MSIEPNGTSDPKPENVQEQTPLRPKRSLRLTLTSRLRAYFFAGVLITAPISLTIYLAWLLIDFIDKQVMPLIPVHYNPETYLPFSVPGIGLVLLLTVITLIGALTAGFLGRLLVRAGEAVVNRLPVVRSVYGAVKQIMEAVLAQQSNAFRQVVLVEYPRKDCWVIGFVSGATTGEVQARTEAEVINVFIPTTPNPTSGFLLFVPREDMVYLDMSIEQGIKMVVSGGIVAPPWPMGQQTEVKSRKRKELPQPVSDEAAAAQPERR comes from the coding sequence ATGAGCATAGAGCCGAACGGCACTTCCGACCCCAAGCCAGAAAACGTGCAGGAGCAGACACCGCTGCGTCCAAAGCGCAGCCTGCGCCTGACGCTGACCAGCCGGCTGCGCGCCTATTTCTTCGCCGGCGTGCTGATCACTGCGCCTATCAGCCTGACGATCTACCTCGCCTGGCTGCTGATCGATTTCATCGACAAGCAGGTCATGCCGTTGATTCCGGTGCACTACAATCCGGAGACCTACCTGCCATTCTCCGTTCCGGGGATTGGCCTCGTCCTGTTGCTGACGGTGATCACCCTGATCGGCGCGCTGACCGCCGGTTTCCTGGGAAGGCTGCTTGTCCGCGCCGGCGAGGCCGTGGTGAACCGGCTTCCGGTGGTGCGCAGCGTCTATGGCGCGGTGAAGCAGATCATGGAAGCGGTGCTGGCGCAGCAGTCCAACGCCTTCCGCCAGGTTGTACTGGTGGAATATCCGCGCAAGGATTGCTGGGTCATCGGCTTCGTCAGCGGCGCCACCACCGGCGAGGTGCAGGCCCGCACCGAGGCGGAGGTCATTAACGTCTTCATTCCGACCACGCCTAATCCGACCTCCGGCTTCCTGCTGTTCGTGCCGCGCGAGGACATGGTCTATCTCGACATGAGCATCGAGCAGGGGATCAAGATGGTGGTGTCCGGCGGCATCGTGGCGCCGCCCTGGCCCATGGGGCAGCAGACCGAGGTGAAATCCCGCAAGCGCAAGGAGCTGCCGCAGCCGGTCAGCGACGAAGCCGCCGCCGCTCAGCCGGAGCGCAGGTAG
- the recG gene encoding ATP-dependent DNA helicase RecG, whose protein sequence is MRPQILFPLFADVTTLPGLGPRLGKLVEGAIGPHVVDMLWHLPSGIVDRSYTPRIAEAEPGRIATLTVRIEGHIPSPAPRRPYRVICRDASGDIDLVFFHARGDFLVKQLPVGETRVVSGRVEFFQDRAQMAHPDYIAKPEEAAEIAGVEAVYPLTAGLTLKTLRKAVRGALDRLPDLPEWQDAAWLARQRWPAFRDALETVHAPQSEADLLSLTPARQRLAFDELLANQLALALIRAHQKRQSGRVILGDGRLRALAEAALPFTLTGAQRMAMAEISADMDSEKRMLRLLQGDVGSGKTVVALMAMLTAIEAGGQAALLAPTEILARQHLATIERLAAPAGVKVALLTGREKGKNREAILAGLASGETGIVVGTHALIQEDVVFRDLMLAVIDEQHRFGVHQRIALSGKGRGVDVLVMTATPIPRTLTLTAYGDLDVSRLTEKPAGRKPIVTIAKPTESLEEVVAAVERALNAGNKVYWVCPLVAESEALDVAAAEERHAALAQRFGPHAGLVHGRMKGADKDRVMEEFSRGAVDLLVSTTVIEVGVDVPAATIMVIEHAERFGLAQLHQLRGRIGRGDKPSTCILLYQKPLSETATARLKILRETEDGFVIAEEDLKLRGAGDLLGTKQSGMPTFRLADLSVHGELLQAARDDARLVLDRDPELQGERGQRLRVLLYLFERDAAVRYLRSG, encoded by the coding sequence GTGCGTCCCCAGATCCTGTTCCCGCTGTTTGCCGATGTCACCACCCTGCCCGGCCTTGGTCCGCGCCTGGGCAAGCTGGTGGAGGGCGCCATCGGCCCGCATGTAGTGGATATGCTGTGGCATCTGCCCAGCGGCATCGTGGACCGGTCCTACACGCCGCGCATCGCCGAGGCGGAGCCGGGCCGCATCGCCACCCTGACCGTGCGGATCGAGGGGCACATCCCCTCGCCCGCGCCGCGCCGGCCCTACCGCGTGATCTGCCGCGATGCCAGCGGCGACATCGATCTGGTGTTCTTCCACGCAAGGGGCGATTTCCTGGTGAAGCAGCTGCCGGTCGGCGAGACCCGAGTGGTCAGCGGCCGCGTCGAATTCTTCCAGGACCGCGCCCAGATGGCGCATCCGGATTATATCGCAAAGCCTGAGGAAGCCGCTGAGATCGCCGGGGTGGAGGCGGTCTATCCGCTGACCGCCGGTCTGACGCTGAAGACCCTGCGCAAGGCGGTACGGGGCGCGCTGGATCGGCTGCCGGACCTGCCGGAATGGCAGGATGCCGCCTGGCTCGCCCGGCAGCGCTGGCCGGCCTTCCGTGATGCGCTGGAGACTGTGCACGCGCCGCAATCCGAAGCGGACCTGCTGTCGCTGACCCCAGCACGTCAACGCCTCGCCTTCGATGAGCTACTGGCCAACCAGCTGGCGCTGGCGCTGATCCGCGCCCATCAGAAGCGCCAGTCGGGCCGGGTCATCCTTGGCGACGGACGGCTGCGCGCACTGGCTGAGGCCGCCCTGCCCTTTACCCTGACGGGCGCCCAGCGGATGGCCATGGCAGAGATATCCGCCGACATGGACAGCGAGAAGCGCATGCTGCGGCTGCTGCAGGGCGATGTCGGCAGCGGCAAGACAGTGGTGGCGCTGATGGCGATGCTGACCGCCATCGAGGCCGGCGGCCAGGCGGCCCTGCTGGCGCCAACGGAAATCCTGGCGCGCCAGCATCTGGCGACCATCGAGCGGCTGGCCGCCCCCGCTGGGGTGAAAGTCGCCCTGCTGACCGGCCGGGAGAAAGGCAAGAACCGCGAGGCGATCCTGGCCGGGCTGGCCTCTGGCGAGACCGGGATTGTCGTTGGCACCCATGCGCTGATCCAGGAAGATGTGGTCTTCCGGGACCTGATGCTGGCGGTGATCGACGAGCAGCACCGGTTCGGCGTGCATCAGCGCATCGCGCTCTCCGGCAAGGGGCGCGGCGTCGATGTGCTGGTGATGACGGCAACGCCGATCCCGCGCACCCTGACGCTGACCGCCTATGGCGATCTCGACGTTTCGCGGCTGACCGAGAAGCCTGCCGGCCGCAAACCCATCGTCACCATCGCCAAGCCGACCGAATCGCTGGAGGAGGTGGTGGCCGCGGTCGAGCGTGCCCTTAACGCCGGCAACAAGGTCTATTGGGTCTGCCCGCTGGTGGCCGAATCGGAGGCGCTGGACGTCGCCGCCGCCGAGGAACGCCATGCCGCCCTCGCCCAGCGTTTCGGCCCGCACGCCGGGCTGGTGCATGGCCGCATGAAGGGTGCCGACAAGGACCGCGTGATGGAGGAATTCTCGCGCGGTGCGGTCGATCTGCTGGTCTCCACCACGGTCATCGAGGTCGGGGTGGACGTGCCGGCAGCCACAATCATGGTGATCGAGCATGCCGAGCGCTTTGGCCTCGCCCAGCTGCATCAGCTCCGCGGCCGTATCGGGCGCGGCGACAAGCCCTCCACCTGCATTCTTCTGTACCAGAAGCCGCTTAGTGAAACCGCGACGGCGCGGCTGAAAATCCTGCGCGAGACTGAGGATGGCTTCGTCATCGCCGAGGAGGATCTGAAGCTGCGCGGCGCCGGTGACCTGCTGGGCACCAAGCAGAGCGGCATGCCGACCTTCCGCCTGGCCGACCTCTCCGTCCATGGCGAGCTGCTGCAGGCCGCCCGCGACGATGCCAGGCTGGTGCTGGACCGCGACCCGGAGCTGCAGGGCGAGCGCGGCCAGCGGCTGCGCGTGCTGCTCTATCTGTTCGAGCGCGACGCGGCGGTGCGCTACCTGCGCTCCGGCTGA
- a CDS encoding FAD assembly factor SdhE, producing MSDRPSSANETNPESLETRRRRLLYRSWYCGIKEMDLLLGSFAKQHLESMTEAQLDSYEALLGMNNDPALYDWIMGRSEPPPGMNSDVLDMLRNFKFIDARS from the coding sequence ATGTCGGATCGCCCCTCATCCGCGAACGAGACGAACCCGGAGTCGCTGGAAACCCGCCGCCGGCGCCTGCTGTACCGCAGCTGGTATTGCGGCATCAAGGAAATGGACCTGTTGCTGGGCAGTTTCGCCAAACAGCATCTGGAGAGCATGACCGAAGCGCAGCTCGACAGCTACGAAGCGCTGCTGGGCATGAACAACGACCCGGCGCTGTATGACTGGATCATGGGCCGGTCGGAACCACCGCCGGGCATGAACTCCGACGTCCTGGACATGTTACGTAACTTTAAATTCATCGACGCACGATCTTGA